CAGAGACATGAGTCATTTCGTGTGCTGCCACAGCAGCAATCTCATCCTCCGAGAGTGTGTTTACCAAGCCGCTGGAAAAAGCGATCAGAGAGCTATTGCGGGATGCTCCCGTGGCAAAGGCATTGACATCGTTTGAAGGATATATACCCACTTCGGGATTCTTTACTCCAGCTGCCTGTGCCAGAGCTTGCACTGTGTCATACACATACTTTGCCTGGCTGTTCTGCACGGAGGCATCGATCAATTGTATCCTATAGGCTTTCTTGGCCATGAACTTGCTAAGGGCAAGGGAGATAAAGGATCCCACAAAACCAAAAATGGCACAAAATATCAGCAGGCTGATTACCTGATTTTGGGGCATTGGCACAAAGGCCAGTATGATGCTCAACATGGACACTACCAAGAGATTCAACAATAGGTAGAATCCCAAGCGTTTAAGTCCTTTCATTTTTCCTCCTAATCATTCTTGAAGGCATAATCTAAAACCAGCAGCTTGATGGCAAGTAAAAAAAGTAAAAAGCAGAGATATACCTGATGCAATGCACTTTCCTTGCATCATGTGGAGTGTCTGGCCGAAACTGGACGCCACCGAAACTCAACACTGGAAGAGCAGGGAATCCGGTTACTCTATTTCTCAAGGCTCAGATTTGTAAATTTATTGATGTTGATATGATTGGATCCCGTATCTATAAATTGAACGCTCACTCTATCACCGTTGCCGGAGAGGGGCAGATAGGAGCTTAAATTGCTTGTGGCAATGAAGATGGTCCCGGGAAGGCTATCCAGAGAGAAGTGGTAATAGCTTCTGCCATCTTTCACGTCGGAGGCGATTCTGACGATATAGCCTTCGGACACGTTCATTTTCTCTTTTATCAAGGCAGAATCGGAGCTTCCGTAGGTGGCAAGATTCATCTGATAACTCTCTCTGGCACTCTTCACGGTTTCTCCCACACCAACCAGCGAGAAATCGCTTACCGACACAAAGCAATACATCTTAACCAAACCGGCAGCATCCTTCAGAGTCATGAAGTAAGTGGGTACGTTTTCCATGTTCACCAAAATGGGGAAGGTAGCATAATACTTGAATTGCTGTACTTTACCCTCGGCAGAACGCATTGCCGCCTGCTCGGTGGCTCCCGAGATCAGATAGAGTGATGTATCTTTGTTGCGGGTATTGATAAGCGCAAAGCCCACTGTCCCTTCATCCGCTCCCACGCTGGACATGCCCGTATAGAAATAGCTGCGATTATCGGCGGAGTATGTGATGTTGTAACCGGCAGTGGTAGTTAGCATATCTCTTTTGCCAAACAGAGTGTTCCAAAATCCGCGCACATATTTTCCCCACCAATTTAGCTGCGGCATCACAAAATATGAGGGCTGTACCCGGTCAACCCAATCCGGGATCAATTCATCACTATAGCCATTCTCTGTCTTTATCAGCGGATAGTAATTGAGGTCTCCGGTGCAAGCGTGCACGGTCACCAATCCCAAGGCCTCATTGCCGCGTACTCCAATCTTTTTGGAGTATAGTGTGATGGTCCAATACGGCTCTCCGCTGTCATCAATCTCGAAAGTATCTCCCGCCATTGCCACACCGGTGATGCCGGAAAGATACATGTGTCGTTTCAAATCCTGGTTGAAATAGGCGTTGCTTTGATACTTTATGTTCAGAGCTT
This sequence is a window from Candidatus Cloacimonadota bacterium. Protein-coding genes within it:
- the htpX gene encoding protease HtpX; this translates as MKGLKRLGFYLLLNLLVVSMLSIILAFVPMPQNQVISLLIFCAIFGFVGSFISLALSKFMAKKAYRIQLIDASVQNSQAKYVYDTVQALAQAAGVKNPEVGIYPSNDVNAFATGASRNSSLIAFSSGLVNTLSEDEIAAVAAHEMTHVSEGDMVSMTLVMGLINTFVMFGARLVATILDSALRGDRRRGGLGYFGYYLMVILLQNVLMFLAMIPASYYSRYREYRADKGAAGLTNPGAMIAALEKIDRYYSQDKRQDSFAMAKINSRKAASLFATHPSISDRITRLSNLL